The nucleotide sequence TCTTTCGGGCGTCATCTCGAGATAAGGAACCGACCATGAAGAAGATCGTCGCAGCCGTCCTGACCGCCGCCATCGTTGCTGGCGCTGCCGCCCCGGCATTTGCCCAGACCATCCAGAACTGCGCGTTCAAGGATCAGGCCCTCTGCAAGGTTGAGACCCTGTCCAACACCAAGGAAGACTAATCCGTCTTCTATCTGGTTTGAATTTGAAGGCCCCCGGAGTGTCTCCGGGGGCCTTTTCGATTTTCTACGCACGAGAACCGGTGAGCGCATGGCTCAAATGCCGGGGATCGCTTGCGATTGCGGCCACATGCCGGTATTGGCTGACCTTCCCATTTTCCGCCTGACGTGGCGGGGACATGACGCCTGTTGGAGTTCTGCGCGCGATGCCCCTGACAACACCTTATTACCTGATCGACGAGACCCTGCTTGAGCGCAACCTGGCGCGGATCGATCAGCTGCGCGCTGCTTCTGGCGCAAAATGCCTGTTGGCGCTGAAATGCTTTGCCACCTGGTCGACCTTCGAGCAGATCGCCCCGCACATGGATGGCACGACCTCGTCTTCGCTCAACGAAGTGCGCCTTGGCCGCGAGAAGTTTGCCGGCGAAACCCATGCCTATTCGGTGGCCTGGTCGGATGGCGAGATCGACGAAGCGATCGCCAATGGCGACAAGATCATCTTCAATTCGGCCAGCCAGCTTGAGCGTTTTGCCGACAAGGCGCGGCATCTGGCGATCGGCCTCAGGGTCAATCCCGGCGTCAGCCACTCCCATTTCGACCTCGCCGATCCGGCGCGTCCGTTCAGTCGCCTCGGCGAGTGGGATGCCGCCCGCATCGAGGCGGTGATCGATCAGGTCTCCGGCTTCATGATCCACTGCAATTGTGAAAACGACTCCGTCGAGGCGTTCTCGGACCTGCTCGACCGCATCGAGGCCAAGTTCGGGGACTTCCTGTCACGGGTGGAATGGGTGAGCCTGGGCGGTGGTATCCACTTCACCAAGGACGGCTATCCAATTGAGCGCCTAGCCGAAAGGCTGCGCCGTTTCGCCGAGCGATTCGAGGTGCAGGTCTATCTCGAGCCCGGCGATACGGTGGTGACGGATACGACGACGCTTGAAGTCAGCGTGCTCGACGTGATCGAGAACGGCAAGGCCGTGGCTATTGTCGACAGCGCAGTGGAAGCCCATATGCTGGACCTGCTGGTCTATCGGGAGAGCGCCACGGTGGCGCCGAACACTGGTCCGCACCGCTATATGATCGCCGGCAAGTCATGCCTTGCAGGCGATGTTTTCGGTGAATTCGACTTCGAAAAGCCGCTGCAGGTGGGCGATCGGATAGCGCTCCTGAACGCGGGCGGTTACACGATGGTGAAGAAAAACTGGTTCAACGGCGTGGCCATGCCATCCATTGCCATCCGCCGGAAAAATGGTGCAGTCGATCTTATTCGGGAATTCGGCTATACCGATTACGTCGCCAGCCTCTCGTAAAGAGCGCTGATATCGTCAACCACCAATAAGGTGTTTCGTGTCAATTGAAGAAAAACGTACTGATCATCGGTGCCGGAGGTGTCGCGCAGGTCGCAGCCGTTAAGGCTGCAATGCACAACGACGTGCTCGGGGACATCAACATTGCGTCGCGTACTCTCGACAAATGCCAGGCGATCATTGCCGGCGTGCTCGAGAGGAAAGCGCTGAAGCGTCCCGGGCTGCTTGCCGCTCACCAGCTCGACGCATTGGACGTCGAAGCGACCAAGGCGCTCATCCGCCAGACCAAGAGCCAGATCGTAATCAATGCTGGTTCGGCTTTCCTCAATATGTCCGTGCTGCGGGCCGCCATTGAAACCGGCGCCGCCTATATCGACACGGCCATCCACGAAGACCCCGCCAAGGTGTGCGAGACGCCGCCGTGGTACGGGAACTATGAGTGGAAGCATCGCGAGGAGTGTGAGCGCAAGGGCATTACCGCCATTCTCGGCGCAGGGTTCGATCCCGGTGTCGTCAATGCCTACGCGGCGCTGGCAGCCCAGCACTATTTCGACAGCATCGACAGTATCGATATCATCGACGTGAATGCGGGCAGCCATGGCCGCTACTTCGCGACGAACTTCGATCCCGAAATCAATTTCCGCGAATTCACCGGAACGGTGTGGAGCTGGCAGCAGAGCCAGTGGACGGCGAACAAGATGTTCGAAGTCAGCCGCACCGACGACCTGCCGGTGGTTGGGTCGCACAAGACCTATCTGACCGGCCATGACGAGTTGCACTCGCTTTCGGCCAATCTCGACGTGCCCGATATCCGCTTCTGGATGGGCTTTGGCGAGCACTACATCAACGTCTTCACGGTGTTGAACAATCTCGGTCTCCTGTCCAACGAGGCCGTGGTGACGGCCGAGGGCCAGGAAGTGGTTCCGCTCAAGGTGGTGAAGGCCGTGCTGCCTGATCCGGCTTCGCTGGCGCCCGACTATGCCGGCAAGACCTTCATCGGCGATCTGGTGAAGGGGACGCGCGGCGGCGTGGAGACCGAGGTGTTGATCTACAACATCTGCGATCACGAAGAGACCTTCGCCGAGACCGGCAGCCAGGCCATCTCCTACACGGCCGGCGTACCAGCTGTGGCTGCGGCCCTCCTCATCGCCAAGGGCGAGTGGGACTGCCACCACATGGTCAATGTCGAGGAACTGCCGCCCGTGCCGTTCATCAGCCTGCTCAACCGGATGGGCCTGCCCACCCGGGTCCGCGACGCGCGCGGCGACCGGGCGCTGACCGATGATGAGATGCGCTCGCTGCGTCCGGCATCAACGCGGCTCGGCGGCGTTTCCTAAGCCCGAACAAAATTATGCGGCCGGTTGATCAACCGGCCGCAATTGTTTTGGGGGCAGGGCGCTTCTTTCGAGCGCCACAAAACTTCAGATCGGGAAAGTGACGGTCACGCGTGTGCCAGGACCCGTTGGGTCATAGGACACATCGGCGGCAAGGCTGTGGGCCATGGCCTTGACGATGCGGGTGCCAAGTCCGGTGCCCTGCGGCACGCCCTGGCCGGTCCAGCCGATCCCATCGTCCTCGACCAGCAACTGGGCCTGACCATCCTGCTGCGCCATGGCGACGCGCACTTCGCCCAGTTCGCGCCCGGCATAGGCATATTTGAGGGCATTGGTGACGAGTTCGGTGAGGATCACGCCCAGCCAGGCCACTTTCTCGGTGGGCAGGTGGAAGCTCTCGACCTTGACCTTGAGTTCGGCCGTCTGACCCTCGGACTGCATCGAGGTGCCGAGTTCGCAGGCAAGGCTCTTGATGTAATCTGAGATCTCGACCGAGTGGACGTCCTCGGCCGAATAGAGATGGCGGTGCACGCCGGCGATGGCGTGGATGCGCGCCTGTGTTTCCGACAGGGCGCGCTTGGCCTCGGCATCGCTCACGGCGTTGGATTGCAGGCCGACGAGGGCCGCGACCATGGCAAGCGAATTGGCGACGCGGTGATTGACCTCGCCGAGCAGCATTTCGGCGCGCTCGCGCGCTTCATGAACCTCGCGCTCGGCCTTGGCCTTGGCGCGGACCAGCCGGATATGCTCGACAGCATGGTCGATCGCTGACATCAGAAGTTCCATGAACTCGTCCGAAAGCGTCTTGGGGACGAAATCTGTCGCGCCGGATTTGAGTGCGGCGACCGCAACAGCGGTTTCCGCCGAGCCCGTCACATAGACGACAGCCGGCTTGTCCTCGAGGTCGGTCATCCGCTCGAGAACGTCCAGCCCCGTGCCGGAGGACAGGTAATGGTCGAGCGCTACGACGTCGACGCCGCCCTTGGCGATGACGTCCAGCCCTTCTTCCGCTGTGGTGGCGTGCTGGAACGTATAGCCGCGTCGCTCCAGGGCCTTCTGCAGCAGACGTGCGAGACCCGGGTCGTCGTCAATGTAAAGGACATGCGGCTTGCTGTTGAACATGGCTGATTATTCGGCCTCTGGGATTTTCATGACCGAGAAGAACAAGCCGAGCTGCTTGATGGCATTGGCGAAGCCGTCATAATCCACGGGCTTGGTGATGTAGACATTGGCGCCCAGATCATAGCAGCGCTGAATCTCGCGCTGGTCATCGGTCGTGGTCAGAACCACGACTGGCGAACGGCGCGTGTGCTCGTTGCCCTTGACCTTTTCGAGGATGTCGATGCCGGTCATGTCGGGCAGGTTGAGGTCGAGCAGCACGAGAAGCTGGCGGCCCTTGTTGACGAGACCGGAGCCGTCAGGTCCGAGGAGATAGGCCAGCGCTTCGGTGCCGTTGTCGAAGGGGACAATTTCGTTGGCGACGCCGGCGCGGCGGATATTTTTCTCGATGAGGCGCGCGTGGCCTGCATCGTCCTCGATCATGATGATGGTTACGGGGCGTGCGTCGTTCATGTGCGAATATTTCCCAGGTATGACCGCACGTCACGCGGCAGATTGATATGAAATGTCGTGCCTTCGCCGAGCTGCGAGGTCAAGGTAATGTCTCCCCCAAGGCTGCGAACCATGGTGCGGACATGAGCCAGGCCTATGCCTTCACCCGGCTGGCTTTGCGAGCCTGACCTTCTGAACAGCTCAAATACACGCTCATGGTCGGTTGCAGCAATACCGCGTCCATTATCCTCTACATCAATTAGCACGCGGTTACCCGGCAGATGTCGCGAACGGACACTGAGCTTGAGCGACCGGTCTGGTTGCTGGTACTTGATGGCGTTGTCGAGCAGATTGCCCAGGATCTGTTCGATCGAGAGCTTGTCGCTCACCAGCTTGCTGGCGCGCAGGTCGGTTTCGCTTTCCCCGCCATTGTCGGCCAGCTGGTGGTGGATGGCTGCGAGGGAGTTTTGGACGATGTCCTCGAGGTCGATCGCATCGGGCTTGAGCTGGCGCCGGCCTTCACGCGAGATCTTGAGGATGGCGTTGATGAGGCTGTCCATTTTGCGGGTGGCCGCCCGGATGAAGTTGATGGCCTCGGGCAGGTCCTCGGTGGCGGCCAGCTTGGCCTCCTCGTAGTAGGGGTCTGTCTCGGCGGGCCGGGACTCCATGAAGGAGCGCAGCGTCTCGACGCTGGCTTCCATTTCGCTGGTAAAGCCCATGACATTGACGAGGGGCGCACGCAGATCGTGCGTAACGATATAGGCGAAGCGCTGGATCTCCTCATTGGCCTTGCCGAGATCGGAGGTGCGTTCGCGCACGCGTTCTTCAAGGCCGGTATTGGCTTCCTCAACGGCCTGGCGCGCCTGCCTCAACTCCTGAGTGTAGCGCCATACGGTCCAGATCGCGCCGAGCACGACGAGCAGAATGACCATGCCGCCGCCTATCGATACCCAACGCAGATTGTTGAGGTTTCCCCGCTGATTGTCGTCAGAGGTCGCCAGCATCTCGTCGATATTATTCAGGAAGGCGTCGAAAAAGGCCCGTGCGTCGTCCATCGCGGCCTTGCCGCGGTCTGTCCGGATCTGTTCGACCGCTTCATCGACGCGCCCGGCACGGGCCAGATCGATGGTTTCGGCCATTTCGCGGAGCTTGAAAGCAATGTCCTCTTCCAGCTTGGCGATCGACTGGTCCGCCTCGGGGTAGGGCGCGAGCATCTCCTTGAGTGCAGCAAGCCCTCCATCCACCTTCGGCAGGGCATTCTCATAGGGTTGGAGATAGATGGGATCCTGCGTGATGATAAATCCACGCTGGCTGGTCTCGATGTCCTGCAGCATGCCGCGCAGGTCAATCACGGCACGGCGCATATAGCGGCCGTTTCTGATCTCTTCGAAATAGCCCTGTGACCGGTCCACCAGCCACACGTTGGTGCCGACAATGCCGAACAGTGCCAGCAGGCCGACAAGAAGCATGAGGGCAGTTGTTCTGACGAAGGACTTGCTTGTTATGGGCATCATCTATTCCGTTCGGATCAGGCTTTCATGGCGTGAATACCGGGGCAGGGCAATACGGAAGGGGCGAACAGCGCTGAATTTCTTCAGTTGGCCCTGATGTTTGGTGAATCGCGAATGGGAAACAAAATCTTAAGCGTCGTCGTGCGAATGTCGCGAATGGTGTTTTTGACGGCCCTGTGGTCGCGAGTGGAGTTCTGGCCGACATGGGCAAGCGTACCCTGCCCGAAATAGAGACGTCCGGTGGTCCGCATGTGCCGGTCCTACTGGAAGAGGTTGTCGCGGCGCTCATGCCCCTCGCAGGCAGTCGCGTGGTCGATGGCACGTTTGGCGCCGGTGGCTATTCGCGCGCCTTGCTTGAAGCGGGCGCGGAGGTCATCGCGATTGATCGTGACCCTTCCGTGCTGCCGCATGCGGAAAAGCTCAAGGCTGACTTTCCCGATCGCTTCACCTTTGTTTCTGGAACATTTTCCGAGCTCGACACGCTGGCGGCGCCCTTTGCGCCGATCACTGGCGTCGTGCTCGATATCGGCGTCAGCTCGATGCAGCTCGATGAGGCCGAGCGCGGCTTCTCGTTCATGCGGGATGGCCCCCTCGACATGCGCATGAGCCAGTCGGGCGAAAGCGCTGCCGATCTCGTCAATACACTCGAGCAGGACGATCTCGCCAATCTGCTTTATGCCTTTGGCGAGGAGCGGAAGTCGCGCCGCATTGCCCAGTTCATCGTATCGGCGCGCGCCGAGGCTCCGATCGAGACGACGCTGCAGCTGGCAAAGATCATCGAGAAGGCCATTGGCCGTAAACCCGGCGACGCCCATCCGGCGACGCGGTCGTTCCAGGCGCTGCGCATCGCGGTGAACGGCGAGCTCGAGCAATTGGTCGAGGGGCTGTTTGCGGCCGAGCGCCTTCTGGCTGAGGGCGGGCGGCTGGCTGTCGTCAGCTTCCACTCGCTCGAAGATCGCATCGTCAAACGCTATTTCGATCCGGACAAGGCTGGGCCAGCGCAATCGCGGCACCTGCCGCAGGTGGCGACCGAGCCGCTGCGCTGGGATCCTGTCTCGAAGGCGGTCAAGCCGGGCGAGGCCGAGCTGGCGCGCAATCCTCGGGCGCGGTCCTCCGTGTTGCGCCGCGGGACGCGCACTGCAGCGCCAGCGCGGGAAATGCGGCTTGATGGTTTGGGCGTACCGAACTTCCGGGGGCGCAATTGATCCGTCGTATCAACGTCTTTCTGATCCTGACCAGTATCCTCATGCTCGTCGGCGTCTACATGCTGAAGTTCTCCATCGAGGGCACGGCTGCCGAACGTACGGCGCTGCAGGGTTTCATCTCCGAGCAGGAGGGGCAGCTGTCGCTGCTCCAGGCCGATTGGGCGGTGCTCAACCAGCCGGCCTATATCGAGCCCATCGTTCGTCGCCATCAGGCCGAGCTGGCGATCGAGCAGGTCCGGCAGGAGCAGTTCGGCGCCTTCGAGGCCCTGCCGATGCGGCCGGCCAAGCCCGACACTTCGGCCTTGGATGCGCTGTTCGAGGCGATCGACAATGGCATTGATCCGATCGACGCCATTCTCGAGCTGGAAGGGATTGACTGATGGCCGTCATCGGCGATGATTTCGCACCAACCATTTCCCTCGACGGCGGCCGCAAGGCGCGTGGCAACCTCACCCAGGCGCGCATCCGCTGGATGATCCTGGCGCTGGTGATCGGCTTTGCCCTTGTGGGTGGCCGGTTGGTCCAGCTTGGCTTCGTCGAGACCGACCAGCGTATCGAAGGCCAGGCGCGCGACGTCATCACCGCGACGCGTCCGCCGATCCTTGATCGCAACGGCCTCGAGATGGCCGTCGATATCCGCGTGCCCTCCCTCTACGCCGAGCCGCGCCGTATTGTCGATATCGAAGAGGCGGTGCAGAAGCTGCGCACCGTGCTGCCCGACATCGACGAGAACTGGCTGCGCAACCGGCTGACCGGCGATCGTGGTTTCGTCTGGCTCAAGCGCGAGCTGACCCCGGCGATCCAGGATCAGGTGATGCGCCTCGGTATTCCGGGCGTTGACTTCATCACCGAGTCCAAGCGCTTTTACCCGGCCATGAACGAGGCCGCCCATATCCTTGGCTCAACCAATGTGGACAATCAGGGCATTGCCGGCATCGAGCGCCACATGGACAGCGAGTCCGTGGCGCTGCTGCAGGAGCTTGGCCTGGCGCGTGGCAATGCGTTGACCCCTGTCGACCTCAGTGTCGACATGCGCGTGCAGCACGTGATGCACGACCAGCTGACCGATGCCATGGCCCGCTACCAGGCCATCGCCGCCGCCGGCGTCATGGTGGACATCTATACCGGCGAAGTCATTGCCATGGCCTCGCTGCCGGACTTCAATCCCAACGAGCCGGCGAGCGCACTCGTCAAGGATACGTTCAACCGGATCACCTCGGGCATTTTCGAGCCGGGCTCGATCTTCAAGACCATCACCATTGCCGGTGCGCTGGACGCGGGCGCGGTGAAGATCACCGATGATTTCGACGCCCGCTATGGCATTCGTTTCGGCCGCTTCACCATCAGCGACTTCCACGGCAAGCACCGCATCCTGTCGCTGCCGGAAGTCTATAAATACTCATCCAACATCGGCACGATCCGCGTCATGCAGGCGCTGGGCAAGGAAAATTTCCGCGCCTTCCTCAGCCGCATGGGCTTTGACAAGCGCGTCGAGTTCGAACTGCCCGAAATGCGCCTGCCCACCGTGCCGAAGGATTTTTCCGATGTTGGCGCGGCAACGGCATCCTTCGGCCATGGTTTGTCCGTATCGCCGCTGCACATGGTCACCGCCTATGCGGCCCTTGTGAACGGGGGCAATTATGTCCCGCCAACGCTCTACAAGCGTGATATTGCCGAGGCCGAGCAGCACTACACCCGCGTGGTGCAGCCCCAGACCAGTGATTTGATGCGGTATCTCATGCGGATCAACGCCATCGAGCCAGGCGGCTCCGGCTCGCAGATGAACAAGCTGGCGCTGGGCTATCGTGTCGGCGGCAAGACCGGTACTGCCGAAAAGGTGGTCGATGGCCGCTACTCCTCCAGCAAGGTGACGAACTTCTTCGCCTCGGCATTCCCGCTCGACAATCCGCGCTATGCCATGGTCATCCTTGTCGATGAACCGCAGAAGGAAAATCCGCAGTCGGGGACCACTGCAGGCTGGAACGCCGGCCAGGTCACCGGCCGCATCATCCAGCGCGTTGCGCCCATGCTCGGCGTTGCGCCGGATTTCAGTGAAATCCTGGATCATCAACTCACCCCGTCCGTACTCAGATAGATCGATCCAGAAGGATTTGTCGCCGTGTCTCTTAGCGTATCGCAACTTCTCGAAGGCTCTGGCGCCCGCCCCAAAAAGGGCCTGGGTACTGTATTCGGTCTGAACTCCGACAGCCGCCGGATCGAGCCGGGCGACATCTTCTTCGCACTGCCGGGAAAGAAGGTGCACGGCAATGACTTTGTCCCCGATGCCGTCCATCGCGGCGCGCTGGCAATTGTCACCGACACGCCCCTGAGCGGCGATTTCGGCATTCCGGTCATCGTGGTCAAGGATGTGCGCGCCGCCTATGCCCGCGCTGCCTCGCGCGTGTTCGAGCCGCAGCCGGAGATCGCCGTGGCGGTGACGGGGACCAATGGCAAGACCTCGGTCGCCTCATTCGTTCGCCAGATCTGGGATTTTGCCGGCATCCCCGGCGCCAGCGTTGGCACGCTCGGGGTCGAGACCAAGACGCGGCTCATCGAAGGCGCGCTGACCACGCCGGACTCGCGCACCCTGCATCAGGCGATGCGCGCGCTCAAGGCGCAGGGGATCGACCATATTGCGCTGGAAGCCTCCAGCCATGGCCTCGACCAGCATCGTCTTGACGGCATGCATTTCGAAGCCGTCGCCTTCACCAATCTCAGCCGCGACCATCTCGACTATCACGCCGACATGGGCGAGTACCGCAACGCCAAGCT is from Devosia sp. SD17-2 and encodes:
- the nspC gene encoding carboxynorspermidine decarboxylase translates to MPLTTPYYLIDETLLERNLARIDQLRAASGAKCLLALKCFATWSTFEQIAPHMDGTTSSSLNEVRLGREKFAGETHAYSVAWSDGEIDEAIANGDKIIFNSASQLERFADKARHLAIGLRVNPGVSHSHFDLADPARPFSRLGEWDAARIEAVIDQVSGFMIHCNCENDSVEAFSDLLDRIEAKFGDFLSRVEWVSLGGGIHFTKDGYPIERLAERLRRFAERFEVQVYLEPGDTVVTDTTTLEVSVLDVIENGKAVAIVDSAVEAHMLDLLVYRESATVAPNTGPHRYMIAGKSCLAGDVFGEFDFEKPLQVGDRIALLNAGGYTMVKKNWFNGVAMPSIAIRRKNGAVDLIREFGYTDYVASLS
- a CDS encoding saccharopine dehydrogenase family protein, whose protein sequence is MKKNVLIIGAGGVAQVAAVKAAMHNDVLGDINIASRTLDKCQAIIAGVLERKALKRPGLLAAHQLDALDVEATKALIRQTKSQIVINAGSAFLNMSVLRAAIETGAAYIDTAIHEDPAKVCETPPWYGNYEWKHREECERKGITAILGAGFDPGVVNAYAALAAQHYFDSIDSIDIIDVNAGSHGRYFATNFDPEINFREFTGTVWSWQQSQWTANKMFEVSRTDDLPVVGSHKTYLTGHDELHSLSANLDVPDIRFWMGFGEHYINVFTVLNNLGLLSNEAVVTAEGQEVVPLKVVKAVLPDPASLAPDYAGKTFIGDLVKGTRGGVETEVLIYNICDHEETFAETGSQAISYTAGVPAVAAALLIAKGEWDCHHMVNVEELPPVPFISLLNRMGLPTRVRDARGDRALTDDEMRSLRPASTRLGGVS
- the rsmH gene encoding 16S rRNA (cytosine(1402)-N(4))-methyltransferase RsmH, whose product is MGKRTLPEIETSGGPHVPVLLEEVVAALMPLAGSRVVDGTFGAGGYSRALLEAGAEVIAIDRDPSVLPHAEKLKADFPDRFTFVSGTFSELDTLAAPFAPITGVVLDIGVSSMQLDEAERGFSFMRDGPLDMRMSQSGESAADLVNTLEQDDLANLLYAFGEERKSRRIAQFIVSARAEAPIETTLQLAKIIEKAIGRKPGDAHPATRSFQALRIAVNGELEQLVEGLFAAERLLAEGGRLAVVSFHSLEDRIVKRYFDPDKAGPAQSRHLPQVATEPLRWDPVSKAVKPGEAELARNPRARSSVLRRGTRTAAPAREMRLDGLGVPNFRGRN
- a CDS encoding penicillin-binding protein 2; the encoded protein is MAVIGDDFAPTISLDGGRKARGNLTQARIRWMILALVIGFALVGGRLVQLGFVETDQRIEGQARDVITATRPPILDRNGLEMAVDIRVPSLYAEPRRIVDIEEAVQKLRTVLPDIDENWLRNRLTGDRGFVWLKRELTPAIQDQVMRLGIPGVDFITESKRFYPAMNEAAHILGSTNVDNQGIAGIERHMDSESVALLQELGLARGNALTPVDLSVDMRVQHVMHDQLTDAMARYQAIAAAGVMVDIYTGEVIAMASLPDFNPNEPASALVKDTFNRITSGIFEPGSIFKTITIAGALDAGAVKITDDFDARYGIRFGRFTISDFHGKHRILSLPEVYKYSSNIGTIRVMQALGKENFRAFLSRMGFDKRVEFELPEMRLPTVPKDFSDVGAATASFGHGLSVSPLHMVTAYAALVNGGNYVPPTLYKRDIAEAEQHYTRVVQPQTSDLMRYLMRINAIEPGGSGSQMNKLALGYRVGGKTGTAEKVVDGRYSSSKVTNFFASAFPLDNPRYAMVILVDEPQKENPQSGTTAGWNAGQVTGRIIQRVAPMLGVAPDFSEILDHQLTPSVLR
- a CDS encoding response regulator; the encoded protein is MNDARPVTIIMIEDDAGHARLIEKNIRRAGVANEIVPFDNGTEALAYLLGPDGSGLVNKGRQLLVLLDLNLPDMTGIDILEKVKGNEHTRRSPVVVLTTTDDQREIQRCYDLGANVYITKPVDYDGFANAIKQLGLFFSVMKIPEAE
- a CDS encoding CHASE3 domain-containing protein is translated as MLLVGLLALFGIVGTNVWLVDRSQGYFEEIRNGRYMRRAVIDLRGMLQDIETSQRGFIITQDPIYLQPYENALPKVDGGLAALKEMLAPYPEADQSIAKLEEDIAFKLREMAETIDLARAGRVDEAVEQIRTDRGKAAMDDARAFFDAFLNNIDEMLATSDDNQRGNLNNLRWVSIGGGMVILLVVLGAIWTVWRYTQELRQARQAVEEANTGLEERVRERTSDLGKANEEIQRFAYIVTHDLRAPLVNVMGFTSEMEASVETLRSFMESRPAETDPYYEEAKLAATEDLPEAINFIRAATRKMDSLINAILKISREGRRQLKPDAIDLEDIVQNSLAAIHHQLADNGGESETDLRASKLVSDKLSIEQILGNLLDNAIKYQQPDRSLKLSVRSRHLPGNRVLIDVEDNGRGIAATDHERVFELFRRSGSQSQPGEGIGLAHVRTMVRSLGGDITLTSQLGEGTTFHINLPRDVRSYLGNIRT
- a CDS encoding histidine kinase dimerization/phosphoacceptor domain -containing protein; protein product: MFNSKPHVLYIDDDPGLARLLQKALERRGYTFQHATTAEEGLDVIAKGGVDVVALDHYLSSGTGLDVLERMTDLEDKPAVVYVTGSAETAVAVAALKSGATDFVPKTLSDEFMELLMSAIDHAVEHIRLVRAKAKAEREVHEARERAEMLLGEVNHRVANSLAMVAALVGLQSNAVSDAEAKRALSETQARIHAIAGVHRHLYSAEDVHSVEISDYIKSLACELGTSMQSEGQTAELKVKVESFHLPTEKVAWLGVILTELVTNALKYAYAGRELGEVRVAMAQQDGQAQLLVEDDGIGWTGQGVPQGTGLGTRIVKAMAHSLAADVSYDPTGPGTRVTVTFPI